The Thalassotalea piscium sequence CAAGCAGAGGCTGAATCTAGAGGAGCTGTTATGCTAGAAAAAGTCGGTTTATCTTCACGTTCACACCATAAGCCATTTGAAATGTCAGGAGGCCAACGCCAACGCGTAGCTATTGCGAGGGCTTTGGTAAATAACCCTAAAGTAATTTTTGCTGATGAACCAACGGGCAACTTAGACTCTAAAACATCCTTTGAAATTATGAATCTTCTTTGTGAACTGCATAAGCAAGGACAAACCATTGTTATGGTTACTCACGAAGAAGATATTGCAGCATACGCTCAGCGAGTTATTCGCATGAAGGATGGCGAAGTAATAGGAGACACTGCATGTACAGAGTGATTACTTTCTTCTTATTGAGTTTATTCTTTACGCAGGTGTTAGCTCAAAATGTGTTAATTTTATCGGGTGAGATAAAAGCAGGAGATAATCAGACATTCTATTCACCCAAAACTGATAACTGGCGAGTACAGTTACAATGGCTACTACCAGAGGGTGAAATTGCCAATAAAGGCGACCTTGTTGTGGTTTTTGATAGTGGTGCAATTCAAAGCACTATTGAACAAACTGACGTTAACCTTTATGCAGCAAAAGAAGAGTTAGCTCGTAAGAAAAGTGATGCTAAACAGCAATTAATGGAAAAAGAGTTTGCTCAAAAACGCACGGAATTATTGCTCGCTAAGGCGAGAATTGATGCATCAATTCCAGTAGAACACTTAAGCCAATATGATTATGAAAAGTATCAATTAGATCTAGAAAAAGCATTGCTTGCTAATGCAAAAGCTAAAGATGAACTAGCCCAACAAAAAGTAGTTAACGAGGTCAATATAACTAAGCAAGAATTAACAATCAAAAAATACGAATTTGACCTTGATTATAATCAAAATAAATTGTCAAAAATGAGCTTGTATGCTGAGCGTACCGGACCTATTTTATATGCAAACCACCCATGGACAGGTGAAAAAATATTTGTAGGTATGACCGCCCAGCCTGCTTGGAAAATAGCAGAAATACCTTCAATGAAAGGGTTATATATAGAAGCTTGGGTGCATGAAGTTGACTATAAAAAAGTAGCTGTTGGCGATAGTGCTAAATTAACGTTTGATGCATATCCAAATCAGGTTTTTACTGCGACGATAAAGACACTTTCAACACAACCAGAAGAGCGAATGCTTTGGGGCGATGGTGTCTATTATCGCACTGTTGTTGATTTTACTGTTGATGTTAATACCGGTTTATTGCCTGGTATGAGTGCCCAATTAGAATTTCAAGGAGTGAGTAATGAATAAACTACTATTAGCTTTCGTTACTTTATGCTTAATAGCTTGTGAACCTGTGCCTTCAACTCAAGTAAAGCAGGAGGATGTTGAAATAATTATTAAGGCAAACGGTGAGTTAGAATCTAAAAATACTGCGTTAATTGCTCCCCCATCGGTTTCACGTATGTGGCAATTTCAAATCAAGAAGCTTATTCCAGAAAATACTAAAGTTACAAAAGGCCAAATACTAGTATCTTTTGATGATAAGAAAGTGGCAGATAGCCTTATTCAACAAAAAGGGGAATTAGAACAAGCTCAAAAAGAGTTAGAGAATAAAAAAATAAAAGAAACTGAGAAAGAGCAAGAGTTAGTTCTGACATTAGCGGAAAGGAAAATGCAATACGATAAAGCTAAGCGTATTGCAGAGATAGTTGATCACAGTCGCTCTGAAAATGAACGTAAAAAAAGAGAAATTGATTTTACTATTGCTAACAACGATTGGATGCTTGCAAAGCAAAAGCTTGCTTATCATCGAAAAAATACCGCACTCAACTTAAAGTTAGCTGAGGGCAAAGTAAATCGCTTAACCGCTAAAGTAAATGATTTAAAAAATGACATAGAACGGCTAAAAGTAAAAGCACCCATAGATGGTATGGTCATTTATCGGAGTAACTGGAATGGTGAAAAGCCTGCAGAAGGTGAAAATGTTAACTTTGGGCAACCGGTACTCGAAATTTCGGTGGTTGAAGACATGCAGCTTAAAGCACAAATTTTAGAGCCCGATAGCGGTCTAATAATGAAGGGGCAACGTGTTAAAATAACCTTAGACGGTACTCAAGAATTAGTTACTTGGGGCAAAATAACCAGTTTAGGCAAAGTGTTTAGAGACAAAACTAATCAAGATAGAAAGCGCATTTTTGATGCAATTATTGAGTTCGATAATATTGATAGCAAAGTGATGCGACCAGGTATGACAGCTCGGATTGAAATTATCGCAAAGACATTAAACGATGTATTAACATTACCCGTTGATACAGTTAATACCATCGATAATGTACATTATGTAGAGCGTATCGATACTTTTGGCCATACCCAGATTAGAGTTGAGGTAGCTGATGTTACCGGCAATAAAATAATAATTAAAGAAGGCTTACAACAAGGAGATGTTGTCGCGCTATGAAATATATTCTTACGCTAATTGCGGCACTAGTATTGTTCGGTTGTACTGAGTCTGAGTCGCCACCTTTACTTTATCACGTAGAAGAAAAGCCTTTTGATGTAAAAATACCTGCAAAAGGTGAGTTATTTGCTGCTCAGGCTACGGCTATTAATGCGCCAATGTCGAGTAACGGAATGCAAGTTATTGCTTGGCTAGCACCAGAGTTTTCGCATGTTAAAAAAGGAGATGTCATTATTCGTTTCGACGGCGAGTCAATGCAGGTAGAAAGCAAAAATAAACTTAACGAACTAGCGAAAACTCAGCAAGACATGCTGGAAAAAAGTGGAGCGTTGAATAAAGAGCTTAGTGGTATTAATAAAGATATGATCATGGTTGATCAAGAAAAGTTATTTGCAGAGCAATTTTCAATTGAAGATGAACGTATTCGTTCTAAACTTGAAATTATAGAATCATTACAAAACGCAGAATATCTAGGAACTAAACAAGACTACTTGAACTGGAAGAGCGACAGCTTTAGTGAAAGTGCCAAAGGAGATATGGGACTATTGGAGATGAAGCAACAGCTCCATCAAACTAAAATTGATCAATTATCTGCCCGCTTATCTCAGTTAGAAGTAAAAGCACCACATGATGGGCTTTTAGCTTATAAGGTTAACTGGCGTGGAGAGAAAGCGCGTACAGGGCAAACAATGTGGCCTGGTCAAAAAATTGCTGAGCTACCCGACACTAGTGTAATGAAAGCTAAACTTTGGGTGATCGAAAACGAAGCGATTGATTTAGGCAAAGGTAAAAAGGTTAGTTTGCGTTTAAATGCCAACGCCCAACAAGTTTATTACGGCACGATAGCAGCCGTTACCGCATTTCCAAAGACTATTCGCCGTGGTGACCCGCAAAAGTATTTTGAAGTAATTGTTGAGTTAGATGAACAACACCCAGACCAATTTGTTCCTGGTCAAAAAGTTGAAGCATTAATTACTGTTATGGCTAAAAAGTCTCGCCTAATTGTGCCAAAGCAAAGTGTATTTTCAGACCGCAATCAGTCGTATGTTTACCTTTATAAGTCAGGTGATTTTATCAAAAATAAAGTAGAAATAGGACAGTCTAGTCTAAGCTACTTTGAGATAACGTCAGGTTTAACATCAGGACAAGAAATATCACTTATATCGCAGGAGAAGCGCTAATGAAGTATTATGCATTAATTGTTGATACCTTCGATGAATTGCTTCAGCATAAGTTAAGAACCTTGCTGACTTTGCTTGGTATGATTTTCGGCGTGGGTGCCGTTATTGCTATGCTTAACATTGGTGAAGGGGCAGAGCGTGAAGCGCTCAAAATGATCAATACCATGGGGTTACAAAACTTAATTATTGAGAGTAAAGAATTCGAAGAAAAAGAGCTTAAAGAACAACGAAAACACTCTAGAGGTTTAAGTATTCGGGATGGAGAAATAAGTACTGAATCTTTACCATTTGTTGTTGATTTTAGTGCACAAAAAAAAGTAGAAACCTACACTATATTCAGTTCGGTAGGTAAAAGTGACGGCGAAGCGGTTGGAGTGAGCCCAAGTTACTTTGAGCTTTCCAAGTTTACTTTATCGCAGGGCCGAGTATTAACAGAAGAAGACGATATCGCTTTCGCTCAGGTTGCATTATTAGGTTCAGCAACAGCGAAACAGTTATTTCCGTTAGGGGCTGCCGTTGGAAAGAACATTAAAATCAACCACCTTTGGTTTAAAGTGGTTGGAGTGTTATCGCCGCCTTTTCTAAAGAAAGATGAGTTTCAAGGTATTAAATTAGGCGGTGATCAAAATCAGGTCTTTATTCCTCTAAAAACCGCTATTCATAAATATGCCAGCAAAAATTTAGCCAGTGAAGTAAGTAGCTTGAAGTTAAAGATAGACGATAATATTGACCCTATCCAAGCTGCTGTTGCTATTGGACATTTGCTTGATAGACGGCACAATGATGTAGACGATTATAGTATTATTGTACCAGCTGCATTATTAGCACAACAGAAACAAACTCAACAGATTTTTAA is a genomic window containing:
- a CDS encoding ABC transporter ATP-binding protein; this translates as MIRVENISRTYGSGESEVNALKNVTLTIKENEFVAIMGTSGSGKSTLMNVLGCLDTPSSGEYFLSGESIKSIDDVTLSKIRNNKIGFIFQTFHLLPRLTALHNVILPLRYSDVEQAEAESRGAVMLEKVGLSSRSHHKPFEMSGGQRQRVAIARALVNNPKVIFADEPTGNLDSKTSFEIMNLLCELHKQGQTIVMVTHEEDIAAYAQRVIRMKDGEVIGDTACTE
- a CDS encoding HlyD family secretion protein, which translates into the protein MYRVITFFLLSLFFTQVLAQNVLILSGEIKAGDNQTFYSPKTDNWRVQLQWLLPEGEIANKGDLVVVFDSGAIQSTIEQTDVNLYAAKEELARKKSDAKQQLMEKEFAQKRTELLLAKARIDASIPVEHLSQYDYEKYQLDLEKALLANAKAKDELAQQKVVNEVNITKQELTIKKYEFDLDYNQNKLSKMSLYAERTGPILYANHPWTGEKIFVGMTAQPAWKIAEIPSMKGLYIEAWVHEVDYKKVAVGDSAKLTFDAYPNQVFTATIKTLSTQPEERMLWGDGVYYRTVVDFTVDVNTGLLPGMSAQLEFQGVSNE
- a CDS encoding efflux RND transporter periplasmic adaptor subunit, whose protein sequence is MNKLLLAFVTLCLIACEPVPSTQVKQEDVEIIIKANGELESKNTALIAPPSVSRMWQFQIKKLIPENTKVTKGQILVSFDDKKVADSLIQQKGELEQAQKELENKKIKETEKEQELVLTLAERKMQYDKAKRIAEIVDHSRSENERKKREIDFTIANNDWMLAKQKLAYHRKNTALNLKLAEGKVNRLTAKVNDLKNDIERLKVKAPIDGMVIYRSNWNGEKPAEGENVNFGQPVLEISVVEDMQLKAQILEPDSGLIMKGQRVKITLDGTQELVTWGKITSLGKVFRDKTNQDRKRIFDAIIEFDNIDSKVMRPGMTARIEIIAKTLNDVLTLPVDTVNTIDNVHYVERIDTFGHTQIRVEVADVTGNKIIIKEGLQQGDVVAL
- a CDS encoding efflux RND transporter periplasmic adaptor subunit → MKYILTLIAALVLFGCTESESPPLLYHVEEKPFDVKIPAKGELFAAQATAINAPMSSNGMQVIAWLAPEFSHVKKGDVIIRFDGESMQVESKNKLNELAKTQQDMLEKSGALNKELSGINKDMIMVDQEKLFAEQFSIEDERIRSKLEIIESLQNAEYLGTKQDYLNWKSDSFSESAKGDMGLLEMKQQLHQTKIDQLSARLSQLEVKAPHDGLLAYKVNWRGEKARTGQTMWPGQKIAELPDTSVMKAKLWVIENEAIDLGKGKKVSLRLNANAQQVYYGTIAAVTAFPKTIRRGDPQKYFEVIVELDEQHPDQFVPGQKVEALITVMAKKSRLIVPKQSVFSDRNQSYVYLYKSGDFIKNKVEIGQSSLSYFEITSGLTSGQEISLISQEKR
- a CDS encoding ABC transporter permease produces the protein MKYYALIVDTFDELLQHKLRTLLTLLGMIFGVGAVIAMLNIGEGAEREALKMINTMGLQNLIIESKEFEEKELKEQRKHSRGLSIRDGEISTESLPFVVDFSAQKKVETYTIFSSVGKSDGEAVGVSPSYFELSKFTLSQGRVLTEEDDIAFAQVALLGSATAKQLFPLGAAVGKNIKINHLWFKVVGVLSPPFLKKDEFQGIKLGGDQNQVFIPLKTAIHKYASKNLASEVSSLKLKIDDNIDPIQAAVAIGHLLDRRHNDVDDYSIIVPAALLAQQKQTQQIFNIVMSCVAGISLLVGGIGIMNIMLATVLERTKEIGLLRAVGATQKDIQIQFIAESFTISILGGILGVVFGILLSEVISIYSEWAVSWSISAIVLSFSICAMIGLIFGVYPAIKASKLDPIDALQSD